One stretch of Planococcus sp. PAMC 21323 DNA includes these proteins:
- the metG gene encoding methionine--tRNA ligase, translated as MTANNNTFYITTPIYYPSGKFHIGTAYTTVASDSMARYKRLRGFDVRFLTGMDEHGQKIEEKAIEAEKAPQEFVDDMAAAAKQVWSVMDITYDDFIRTTEERHKEGVERIFKTFLDNGDIYKGQYEGWYCTPCESFFTENQLENGNCPDCGRPVQKVKEESYFFNMKKYAARLLEYYENNVEFIEPESRKNEMINNFIKPGLEDLSVSRTSFDWGIPVPGDPKHVIYVWVDALSNYITSLGYGSDDDSLFNKYWPADVHVVGKDIVRFHTIYWPIFLMALDLPLPKKVFAHGFIMMKDGKMSKSKGNVVYPEMLVERYGLDATRYFLLRELPFGSDGVFSPESFIERTNYDLANDLGNLLNRTVSMINKYCEGMVPQINGIQTEFDEPLQQVAAKTVKAYEQYMEKMQFSIVLSEVWTLISRTNKYIDETQPWVLAKDENEKEKLDSVMAHLAESLRMTAVMLQPFLPNAPKQIIEQLGLTEEFLAWNTLQDFAKIPAGTRVVSKGTPIFPRLEVEPEVAYIRDQMRGSVAPIEEEPEVMEVPDVPEIEIEDFAKVDLRVATVIECEAVPKTSKLLKLQLDMGYEKRQVISGIAEHYKPADLVGKKVVVVANLKPVKLRGELSEGMILAGEKDGYLTLASVAEKLPNGSKIK; from the coding sequence GTGACTGCTAACAATAATACATTTTATATAACTACACCGATTTACTACCCAAGCGGAAAATTCCATATTGGAACAGCTTATACAACGGTCGCTTCTGATTCAATGGCCCGCTATAAGCGCTTACGCGGATTCGATGTCCGGTTTTTAACTGGAATGGACGAACACGGCCAGAAAATCGAGGAAAAAGCAATTGAAGCAGAAAAAGCGCCACAAGAATTTGTAGACGATATGGCTGCAGCTGCAAAACAAGTGTGGTCGGTTATGGATATTACTTATGATGACTTTATCCGAACGACAGAAGAGCGCCATAAAGAGGGTGTCGAGCGGATCTTCAAAACTTTTCTTGATAATGGTGATATTTATAAAGGTCAATATGAGGGTTGGTATTGTACACCTTGTGAATCATTTTTCACTGAAAATCAATTGGAAAATGGCAATTGTCCAGACTGTGGACGCCCAGTTCAAAAAGTAAAAGAAGAGTCGTATTTCTTCAATATGAAAAAATATGCAGCACGTCTTCTGGAATACTACGAAAATAATGTCGAATTTATTGAACCAGAATCGCGTAAGAATGAAATGATCAATAATTTCATTAAACCAGGACTAGAAGATTTATCGGTTTCACGAACTTCTTTTGATTGGGGAATTCCAGTTCCTGGGGATCCAAAGCACGTAATTTACGTTTGGGTAGATGCATTGTCGAATTATATTACGTCACTTGGCTACGGTTCAGATGATGACAGTTTATTTAATAAATACTGGCCAGCAGATGTTCATGTAGTCGGTAAAGATATCGTTCGTTTCCATACGATTTATTGGCCAATTTTCTTAATGGCTTTAGACTTACCATTACCGAAAAAAGTTTTTGCACATGGCTTTATTATGATGAAAGATGGCAAAATGTCGAAATCCAAAGGCAACGTTGTGTATCCAGAAATGCTTGTTGAGCGTTATGGTCTTGATGCAACGCGTTATTTCTTATTGCGTGAATTGCCATTTGGTTCAGATGGTGTTTTTTCACCAGAATCGTTTATCGAGCGAACAAATTATGATTTAGCAAATGACCTTGGGAATTTATTGAATCGTACGGTATCCATGATTAATAAATACTGCGAGGGAATGGTGCCACAAATCAATGGCATCCAAACTGAGTTTGACGAACCTCTACAACAAGTAGCTGCGAAAACAGTAAAAGCGTACGAACAGTACATGGAAAAAATGCAATTTAGTATTGTATTAAGTGAAGTTTGGACATTGATTTCCCGAACGAATAAATACATTGATGAAACGCAGCCATGGGTACTAGCAAAAGATGAAAATGAAAAAGAGAAACTAGATTCTGTTATGGCTCATTTAGCGGAAAGTCTGCGAATGACTGCGGTTATGCTGCAGCCGTTCTTACCAAATGCACCAAAACAAATAATTGAACAACTTGGTTTAACAGAAGAGTTTTTAGCTTGGAATACATTACAAGACTTCGCCAAAATTCCTGCTGGCACTCGAGTCGTATCGAAAGGAACGCCAATTTTCCCGCGCCTTGAAGTAGAACCAGAAGTAGCGTATATACGTGATCAAATGCGTGGATCTGTAGCGCCTATCGAGGAAGAGCCAGAAGTTATGGAAGTTCCGGATGTGCCAGAAATTGAGATAGAAGATTTTGCGAAAGTGGATCTGCGTGTAGCAACCGTGATCGAATGCGAAGCAGTACCAAAGACGTCAAAGCTATTAAAGCTGCAATTAGATATGGGATATGAAAAACGACAAGTAAT